From Psychrobacillus sp. FSL K6-2836, a single genomic window includes:
- a CDS encoding sigma-54 interaction domain-containing protein, translated as MYLLDIQSDVQSIAEAIAAVLDLEVEIADINYMRIAGTGEGKINILKKLEGNLVYKEVYETKKSMIIRNPGFEKICKSCGFYGNCMEAGEISAPIFMNNQIIGFIGLIAFSEEQRERLFIDIEGILLFLSKLADLLASKLEQGRILEEMKNQAEKLDHVINLMDQGVLIVTKYFKVLQANEHALRTLNLNGLDELPSSVEKWIRRVIKLDKIENEPFIIQTRPRETKVIVTKRPINNEEFLISIQDVDTIQTIAENVQLEKRKVFRSIIGSSSQLEAVKEFALRAAQSKSTILLQGESGTGKEVFAKAIHHASERNRDSFIAVNCGAIPENLLESELFGYEKGAFTGANKIGKVGKFETANGGTIFLDEIGEMPLALQVKILRVLQENEIERVGGTSPIKVNVRVIAATNRALDKMVEEGTFREDLYYRLNVIPILIPPLRSRPEDIFTLCDYYINEFNVLFNKSIKGFDEKITQKIYEYPWPGNVRELKNFIEYLFNFVREDFVTWDSAKDLINRKLNNESFVIIKEKQQMVFQLDLIEKETIQKTIEYIKMNQLNMDEAAKLLGIGRATLFRKIKKYQIDI; from the coding sequence TTGTACTTATTAGACATTCAATCAGACGTGCAAAGTATTGCAGAAGCGATTGCAGCTGTTTTAGATTTAGAGGTTGAAATTGCTGATATAAATTATATGAGAATTGCTGGTACAGGAGAAGGAAAAATAAATATATTAAAAAAGCTCGAGGGGAATTTAGTATACAAAGAAGTTTATGAGACTAAGAAATCTATGATTATACGTAATCCGGGTTTTGAAAAGATATGTAAATCGTGTGGATTTTATGGAAATTGTATGGAAGCAGGAGAAATTAGTGCGCCGATTTTTATGAACAATCAAATCATTGGATTTATTGGTTTAATAGCATTTTCAGAAGAACAACGAGAAAGGTTATTTATAGATATAGAAGGAATTTTACTTTTTTTAAGTAAATTGGCAGACTTATTAGCAAGTAAGTTAGAACAAGGACGAATTTTAGAAGAAATGAAAAATCAAGCTGAAAAATTAGATCATGTTATTAATCTAATGGATCAGGGGGTCCTAATAGTTACAAAATATTTTAAGGTCTTACAAGCCAATGAGCATGCTTTGAGAACATTAAATCTAAATGGACTAGATGAATTACCAAGTAGCGTGGAAAAATGGATACGAAGGGTTATAAAATTGGACAAAATTGAAAATGAGCCCTTTATCATTCAAACAAGGCCGCGTGAAACAAAAGTGATAGTAACTAAGCGACCTATTAATAATGAAGAGTTTTTAATAAGTATACAAGACGTAGATACCATTCAAACGATTGCGGAAAATGTTCAATTGGAAAAAAGAAAAGTTTTTAGAAGTATTATTGGATCAAGTTCACAACTTGAAGCAGTAAAAGAATTTGCACTAAGAGCAGCGCAATCAAAATCAACTATTCTTTTACAAGGTGAAAGTGGGACAGGAAAAGAGGTATTTGCAAAAGCAATTCATCATGCAAGCGAAAGAAATAGAGATTCTTTTATAGCAGTGAACTGCGGTGCAATTCCAGAAAATCTATTAGAAAGTGAATTGTTTGGTTATGAAAAGGGTGCTTTTACAGGAGCTAATAAAATCGGTAAAGTCGGAAAATTCGAAACAGCAAATGGAGGGACCATTTTTTTAGATGAAATTGGGGAAATGCCACTAGCTCTGCAAGTGAAAATTTTGCGTGTTTTACAAGAAAATGAAATTGAACGAGTAGGAGGAACCTCTCCAATTAAAGTAAATGTTCGAGTTATAGCAGCGACTAATCGGGCTTTAGATAAAATGGTTGAAGAAGGGACTTTTCGAGAAGATCTTTATTATCGTTTAAACGTTATTCCAATATTAATACCTCCATTAAGAAGTAGACCTGAGGATATTTTTACGTTATGCGATTACTATATAAACGAATTTAATGTATTGTTCAACAAAAGTATTAAAGGGTTTGATGAAAAAATTACACAAAAAATTTATGAATATCCATGGCCTGGTAACGTGAGAGAACTGAAAAATTTTATCGAATACTTATTTAATTTTGTACGAGAAGATTTTGTAACTTGGGACAGTGCAAAAGATCTTATTAATCGAAAGCTAAACAATGAATCTTTTGTAATTATAAAAGAAAAACAACAAATGGTATTTCAATTAGATTTAATAGAAAAAGAAACAATCCAGAAAACAATTGAATACATAAAAATGAATCAATTAAATATGGATGAGGCAGCGAAGTTATTAGGCATAGGTAGAGCTACTTTATTTCGAAAAATTAAAAAGTATCAAATTGATATCTAG
- a CDS encoding SDR family oxidoreductase, whose amino-acid sequence MSELNGKVVVITGASSGIGETTARLLASLGAHVVIGARRVERLESLASDIQGDGGSVVIQQLDVTELEQMQAIIGAAQSRFGRVDAIINNAGVMPLSSLEALKIEEWNRMIDVNIRGVLHGIATGLPVMKKQGFGHFINIASTGAYEVTPTAAVYCATKYAVRAITDGLRQETVGLGIRVTLVSPGVTESELAESITDNQAREFMKEYRRNALPTKAIARAIVYALEQPVHVDVSELVIKPSM is encoded by the coding sequence ATGTCCGAACTTAATGGAAAAGTGGTTGTGATTACAGGGGCAAGCAGCGGAATTGGTGAAACAACAGCCCGACTGCTCGCAAGCCTTGGCGCTCATGTTGTGATCGGGGCAAGACGTGTGGAAAGACTAGAGTCATTGGCATCTGACATTCAAGGGGATGGCGGTTCTGTAGTCATTCAACAGCTCGACGTGACAGAACTGGAACAGATGCAGGCAATTATAGGTGCAGCCCAAAGTCGTTTTGGAAGAGTTGACGCTATTATTAACAATGCAGGGGTGATGCCGCTTTCTTCGCTGGAAGCATTAAAAATTGAGGAATGGAACCGGATGATTGATGTCAACATACGCGGTGTCCTCCATGGCATTGCCACAGGTCTTCCGGTCATGAAGAAACAAGGTTTTGGACATTTCATCAACATCGCATCCACCGGTGCCTACGAAGTGACCCCGACAGCAGCTGTCTACTGTGCGACCAAATATGCCGTACGTGCAATAACAGATGGATTGCGGCAAGAGACTGTAGGTCTAGGGATACGTGTGACCCTTGTATCGCCAGGAGTAACGGAATCAGAACTAGCTGAGAGCATTACTGACAACCAGGCTAGAGAATTCATGAAGGAATACCGACGTAACGCTCTGCCAACTAAGGCTATTGCCCGTGCGATCGTCTATGCACTTGAACAGCCTGTTCATGTGGATGTAAGTGAACTGGTCATTAAACCTTCAATGTAA
- a CDS encoding ATP-binding protein gives MNKNTDFFRIVPFLYVIIGPVWIIGTDYFLAVFNLSDEQILFFDTIKGFLFVFLTAILLFVLINKLRDSKQIEEEKEKLSFLIDTMPDFVSFKDGEGKWLQINKFGAQLFELEGIDYKGKTDKEMAEYTDFYHDALIYCIETDEEAWKVGKVSRCEEIIPLRNGSNKIFDAFKVPIFNNDGSRKGLVVIGREITALKEAERKLIQSEKMSALGELSAGIAHEIRNPLAIIKGYLQMGQEKTIKLDEHINLLVTEIDRINSIVNELLMIAKPTDMLLENNNINKIVREVVQLFSIEASKQQTKINVNDLDQFHTYCNESKLKQVFINILKNALEAITTNGEINISIYEKDENYIGIKIEDNGCGMEESHLQHIGDPFYSLKEKGIGLGMTVSHSIIEAHKGSIKITSQVNIGTSIEVLLPKLNDSL, from the coding sequence ATGAATAAAAACACTGACTTTTTCCGGATAGTACCTTTTTTGTATGTAATAATAGGCCCTGTTTGGATTATTGGTACTGATTATTTCCTCGCTGTTTTTAATCTCTCTGATGAACAGATTCTATTTTTTGATACAATTAAAGGTTTTTTGTTCGTTTTCCTTACAGCTATTCTTTTATTTGTTTTAATAAATAAATTAAGGGATTCCAAACAAATTGAAGAAGAAAAAGAGAAACTTTCTTTTTTAATTGATACGATGCCCGACTTTGTTTCATTTAAAGATGGGGAAGGTAAGTGGCTTCAAATAAACAAATTTGGTGCTCAGCTATTCGAGCTTGAAGGCATCGATTATAAAGGAAAAACAGATAAAGAAATGGCAGAATATACAGATTTTTATCACGATGCTTTGATTTATTGTATAGAAACAGACGAAGAGGCGTGGAAGGTTGGAAAGGTTAGTCGATGCGAAGAAATAATTCCATTGAGGAATGGTTCCAATAAAATTTTCGATGCATTTAAAGTGCCTATTTTTAATAATGATGGTTCCAGAAAAGGATTAGTCGTTATTGGGAGAGAAATAACCGCTTTAAAAGAAGCAGAGCGCAAGTTAATACAATCCGAAAAGATGTCTGCTTTAGGCGAACTATCGGCAGGTATTGCCCATGAAATACGAAATCCTCTTGCAATTATTAAAGGGTATTTGCAAATGGGACAAGAGAAAACGATTAAACTGGATGAGCATATTAACCTGTTAGTAACTGAAATTGATCGAATTAATAGCATTGTGAATGAACTATTAATGATTGCAAAACCAACAGACATGTTGCTTGAAAATAATAACATTAATAAAATTGTGAGAGAAGTCGTTCAATTGTTTTCAATAGAAGCATCCAAACAACAAACGAAAATAAACGTAAATGACCTTGATCAATTTCATACATACTGCAATGAAAGTAAATTGAAACAAGTGTTTATAAATATATTGAAAAACGCTTTAGAGGCAATTACAACAAATGGGGAAATCAACATCTCTATATATGAGAAGGATGAAAACTATATTGGCATTAAGATTGAGGATAATGGCTGCGGAATGGAAGAGAGCCATTTACAACACATTGGTGATCCTTTCTATAGCTTAAAAGAAAAAGGAATTGGTTTAGGAATGACTGTCAGCCATAGTATAATAGAAGCGCACAAAGGCTCTATAAAAATTACAAGTCAAGTAAATATCGGGACTAGTATAGAGGTATTGTTACCAAAATTAAACGATTCCTTGTAG
- a CDS encoding copper amine oxidase N-terminal domain-containing protein produces the protein MKITRKLLCIALTWLLVLGIVGNASAASKSVLNQVQKEYEMYETKTTTAYESYRQKTVKSYENYRDKEQTSLNTFVNQTVKDLTNLEELLNEDLKRLEAQYSDNKAYVSQLRAYRSEVSPTSLGSAMYKYAQMVNPNSLGSLMTKYKISINENSLGSPMMHYKNAVNQYSLGSPMTKYKNAVNEYSLGSPMTKLKSNSNEDSLGSVMFKFKRGSLTQKEALKQWNASMKEEKGNIQKIINKANKDINQTFNTTNNEILAQKSKTVNGIIEQREITLKTISNLRTEYFGEGISFDSFVPDLGDINIIIGGEWLALTQPPKIVNKEVLVPLRAVYEKLNASTKIEKKGNVITLTVNKSIVKMTLNSKTANVNGKNISLKTAPKIVNGQTMIPLQLVTEPLDKQVEWNASVKTVFIK, from the coding sequence ATGAAAATTACACGTAAGCTCTTATGTATTGCCCTAACCTGGTTACTAGTTTTAGGAATAGTAGGGAATGCATCCGCAGCAAGTAAGTCAGTTTTAAATCAGGTGCAAAAAGAATATGAGATGTATGAAACAAAGACAACAACTGCTTATGAGTCGTATCGTCAAAAGACTGTAAAATCCTATGAAAATTATAGAGATAAAGAACAGACATCTTTAAATACATTTGTTAACCAAACCGTTAAAGATCTTACAAATCTGGAAGAGTTGCTTAATGAGGACCTTAAACGCTTAGAGGCACAATATAGTGATAATAAGGCATACGTTTCACAGTTGAGAGCATACAGAAGTGAGGTTAGCCCAACTTCTTTAGGCAGTGCTATGTACAAATATGCACAAATGGTCAACCCGAATAGCTTAGGAAGTCTCATGACAAAATACAAAATCTCTATCAATGAAAATTCGCTGGGAAGCCCGATGATGCATTATAAAAATGCGGTAAATCAATATTCGTTAGGTAGCCCTATGACCAAATATAAAAATGCAGTCAATGAATATTCGCTCGGCAGTCCAATGACAAAACTTAAGAGTAATAGCAATGAAGATTCCTTAGGGAGTGTTATGTTCAAATTCAAACGAGGTAGCTTGACCCAAAAAGAGGCACTTAAGCAGTGGAATGCAAGCATGAAAGAAGAAAAGGGAAATATCCAAAAAATTATTAACAAAGCAAATAAAGACATTAACCAGACATTTAATACCACAAACAATGAAATTTTAGCCCAAAAGTCCAAAACAGTAAATGGGATCATTGAACAACGGGAGATTACCTTAAAGACCATTTCAAATCTACGTACCGAATATTTTGGAGAAGGAATCTCATTTGACTCGTTTGTTCCCGATTTAGGAGACATAAATATCATAATAGGTGGGGAATGGCTAGCGCTAACTCAGCCACCAAAAATAGTAAACAAAGAAGTGCTTGTCCCATTAAGAGCAGTTTATGAAAAACTTAATGCTTCTACTAAAATTGAGAAAAAAGGAAATGTTATCACATTGACTGTCAACAAATCTATAGTGAAAATGACGCTCAATTCGAAGACAGCTAATGTGAATGGAAAAAACATTTCTCTTAAAACAGCCCCGAAAATTGTAAACGGTCAAACTATGATTCCACTACAGCTTGTAACAGAGCCACTTGATAAACAAGTGGAATGGAATGCGAGTGTCAAAACGGTATTCATCAAATAG
- a CDS encoding Atu4866 domain-containing protein, protein MKKELIKNSHPYVGMWVTADGYIRHELLPNDRYDEARGNRESAYQGSYIVKDNHIEYVDDTGFTANGDFINGVLYHAGMVLYLEEGSKE, encoded by the coding sequence ATGAAAAAAGAACTTATAAAAAATTCACATCCCTATGTGGGAATGTGGGTGACCGCGGACGGCTATATTCGGCACGAGCTGCTTCCAAACGACCGATACGATGAAGCCCGCGGCAACCGCGAAAGCGCATATCAAGGCAGCTATATCGTCAAAGACAATCATATCGAATATGTCGATGATACAGGCTTTACTGCCAATGGTGATTTTATCAACGGGGTTCTTTACCATGCAGGTATGGTGTTATATCTGGAAGAAGGGAGCAAGGAATAA
- a CDS encoding MazG nucleotide pyrophosphohydrolase domain-containing protein: protein MNVTEFQQWVKDYYESRGWSELDIFIRIGFLAEETGEVARAIRALEIGRDRPDEIRGSYEENKQELTEELGDVLGNLIVIANKYNIPLEEVFQSHKKKLSDRYSND, encoded by the coding sequence ATGAATGTAACTGAATTTCAACAATGGGTAAAGGATTATTATGAAAGTAGGGGCTGGTCTGAGTTAGACATATTTATTCGTATTGGCTTTTTAGCAGAAGAAACGGGCGAGGTTGCACGAGCTATAAGAGCTCTTGAGATTGGTAGGGATAGGCCTGATGAAATAAGGGGCTCTTATGAGGAAAATAAACAGGAGTTAACTGAAGAGTTAGGAGATGTACTGGGTAATTTAATTGTGATTGCAAACAAGTACAATATCCCACTAGAAGAAGTGTTTCAGTCACATAAAAAGAAACTCTCAGACCGTTATTCTAATGATTAG
- a CDS encoding GNAT family N-acetyltransferase, whose translation MNFHQATINDLDSLTELFDFYRLFYKQASDLIGAKKFLEERFQKNESVIFIAYDNGEPVGFTQLFPSFSSVSMQKSWVLNDLYVKETARRKGVAKELINKAIGLAEETKAKGILLETGKENVNAQKLYETIGFTKDSSYYYYYSL comes from the coding sequence ATGAATTTTCATCAAGCAACTATAAACGATCTTGATTCCCTAACGGAACTTTTCGACTTTTACAGGCTATTTTATAAACAAGCATCGGATCTTATAGGTGCAAAGAAGTTTTTGGAAGAAAGATTTCAAAAAAATGAGTCCGTCATTTTTATAGCCTACGATAATGGAGAACCTGTTGGCTTTACTCAGCTATTTCCATCATTTTCATCCGTTAGTATGCAAAAGTCATGGGTTTTAAATGATTTGTATGTGAAAGAAACTGCTCGGAGAAAAGGAGTCGCTAAAGAGTTAATAAATAAAGCGATTGGCTTGGCTGAAGAAACTAAGGCAAAAGGAATTTTATTAGAAACAGGGAAGGAAAACGTAAATGCCCAAAAACTTTACGAAACGATTGGCTTTACAAAAGACTCCAGTTACTATTACTATTATTCTCTTTAA
- a CDS encoding Rid family detoxifying hydrolase, translating into MKIITASKAPAAVGPYSQAIKLNDVLYCSGMLPLNPETGVVVGITIEEQTEQIFNNIRALLESEGLTLDRVVKSLVFLQTMDDFSGMNTIYAREFGEHKPVRSCVAVADIPKGALVEIEVVVSYK; encoded by the coding sequence ATGAAGATAATTACCGCATCAAAAGCACCAGCAGCCGTTGGTCCCTATTCTCAGGCAATTAAGTTAAATGATGTTCTATACTGCTCGGGAATGTTACCACTAAATCCGGAGACAGGTGTAGTTGTAGGAATAACAATTGAAGAACAGACAGAACAAATTTTTAATAATATTCGAGCTCTACTTGAGAGTGAAGGATTAACATTGGATCGAGTAGTGAAATCATTAGTTTTTTTACAAACAATGGATGACTTTTCTGGAATGAATACAATTTATGCAAGAGAATTTGGAGAGCATAAACCTGTGAGAAGTTGTGTAGCTGTTGCTGATATCCCAAAAGGAGCACTAGTCGAAATTGAAGTAGTTGTAAGTTACAAATAG
- a CDS encoding AraC family transcriptional regulator, producing the protein MDRIKELAELIERNVAVDGTHDTSISGLRFVRTTQTSEPVYSVYEPSLCVVAQGSKLVMLGEESYQYDSASYLTASVHLPITGQIIKASPKNPYLCVHLQLDMNQIFEVVQSSSQVISDDSPGRGLVISLINDSLLEAVLRLTRLLETPQDIPILADGIKREIIYRILQNDQNDSLKHFALVGSQAQRIAKVIGVLNREFAQPLMVNRLAKEARMSPSSFYSHFKEVTGMSPIQFQKQLRLQEARRLLLTENLEAAEAAFQVGYESPSHFSREYSRKFGLSPMKDIRRLRKML; encoded by the coding sequence ATGGATCGAATTAAGGAATTAGCGGAGTTGATTGAGAGAAATGTAGCGGTGGATGGAACGCATGACACGTCTATATCAGGATTGCGATTTGTTCGTACCACCCAGACTTCTGAACCCGTTTACTCTGTTTATGAACCTTCCCTATGTGTTGTGGCCCAGGGATCAAAATTAGTCATGCTAGGGGAAGAAAGCTATCAGTACGATTCTGCCAGTTATCTGACTGCTTCCGTTCATTTGCCGATTACGGGACAGATCATAAAGGCTTCGCCTAAAAACCCTTATTTATGCGTTCATTTGCAGCTTGATATGAACCAGATTTTCGAAGTCGTTCAGTCATCGAGTCAAGTAATTTCTGATGACTCCCCTGGACGAGGTCTGGTAATCAGCCTAATAAATGACTCGCTCCTTGAAGCGGTTTTACGGCTTACAAGGCTACTGGAGACTCCACAGGATATACCTATCCTTGCCGATGGTATCAAACGTGAAATCATTTACAGGATTCTACAGAATGACCAGAATGATTCCTTGAAGCATTTTGCACTTGTAGGGAGTCAGGCTCAACGTATTGCAAAGGTGATCGGGGTGTTAAACCGTGAATTTGCACAGCCATTAATGGTAAACAGATTGGCTAAAGAAGCCAGAATGAGCCCTTCATCCTTCTACAGCCATTTCAAGGAAGTCACGGGTATGAGCCCAATCCAGTTTCAGAAACAGCTTCGGTTGCAGGAAGCACGCCGATTGCTTTTAACGGAAAACCTGGAAGCGGCTGAGGCAGCGTTTCAGGTAGGTTATGAAAGTCCATCTCATTTCAGCCGGGAATACAGCCGTAAATTTGGCCTGTCCCCAATGAAAGATATACGACGTCTGCGGAAAATGTTGTAA
- a CDS encoding LOG family protein has translation MKKLAVFCGSSNGASDVYIEGAKKLGKELAKRNIALVYGGASVGIMGAVADSVLNEGGYVIGVMPSFLDNREIAHKNLSELIIVDSMHERKAKMAELADGFIALPGGPGTLEEFFEIFTWAQLGLHHKPCGLLNINHYYDPLIALFIHMSEEQFLHKKYRNMALVDSEPKGILDKFNTYEPPTVKTYITQKQI, from the coding sequence TTGAAAAAGTTAGCCGTATTTTGTGGATCGAGTAACGGAGCATCTGATGTCTATATAGAAGGTGCGAAAAAACTTGGTAAAGAACTAGCTAAACGAAATATTGCACTTGTTTATGGTGGAGCGAGTGTTGGAATTATGGGTGCTGTTGCAGATTCAGTTCTGAATGAAGGAGGATACGTAATTGGTGTTATGCCAAGTTTTCTAGATAATAGAGAGATAGCTCATAAAAACTTGTCAGAGCTGATCATCGTAGATTCAATGCATGAGAGAAAAGCGAAAATGGCAGAGCTTGCTGATGGATTTATAGCTTTGCCTGGTGGGCCAGGAACTTTAGAAGAGTTCTTTGAAATTTTCACTTGGGCTCAGTTAGGGCTCCATCATAAACCTTGTGGTCTCTTAAATATTAATCATTATTATGATCCTCTTATCGCATTATTTATTCATATGTCTGAGGAACAGTTTTTACATAAAAAGTACCGTAATATGGCATTAGTCGATAGTGAACCAAAAGGGATACTTGATAAATTTAATACATATGAACCACCAACCGTAAAAACTTACATTACTCAGAAACAGATCTGA
- a CDS encoding helix-turn-helix transcriptional regulator: MEHYEVIEKALIYIENNIEESLSLDSVASRFNLSKFYFHRLFSAMMGCSFNQYLLSRRLNASVKLIQNENLSLTDIAYQLNFGTPSSFSRAFKSQYGIAPSLLKKKNETIPLVPIPSIVKRPIKNINGDIVTDFTLKEFKAVRVCGIAFEVDLATEDYKEKIRSHSKMLLNNIDRAINGACYVIYSNCQPNSTQFKVLFGIPHDIQIDKPYYFTIDVPQIFCAKFKYFGDLLDIGDVLITDFARFLKISKQEAVNSNIELIQVFENIHNLDSAYHIYVPIKNHPIDSDC, translated from the coding sequence ATGGAACATTATGAAGTAATTGAAAAGGCATTAATTTACATTGAGAATAATATAGAGGAATCACTTTCATTGGATTCTGTTGCAAGTAGATTCAACCTCTCTAAATTCTATTTTCATAGACTTTTTTCTGCAATGATGGGTTGTTCATTTAACCAATACTTACTATCTAGAAGATTAAATGCTTCCGTAAAATTAATTCAAAACGAAAACCTATCCTTGACAGATATTGCGTATCAACTTAACTTTGGAACTCCATCGTCCTTCTCCCGTGCTTTTAAAAGCCAATACGGTATAGCACCAAGCTTACTCAAGAAAAAAAATGAGACGATACCTCTAGTGCCTATTCCATCAATTGTTAAAAGACCGATTAAAAACATCAATGGTGATATTGTCACCGATTTTACCCTTAAAGAATTCAAAGCTGTTCGAGTATGCGGGATTGCATTTGAAGTTGACCTAGCAACTGAAGATTATAAGGAAAAAATTCGCTCGCATTCCAAAATGCTTTTAAACAACATAGATAGAGCCATCAATGGAGCCTGTTATGTCATCTATTCAAACTGTCAACCTAATTCAACTCAATTCAAAGTTTTGTTTGGGATTCCCCATGATATTCAAATTGATAAACCCTATTACTTTACCATTGATGTACCACAAATCTTTTGTGCTAAATTCAAATATTTTGGTGATCTACTCGACATAGGAGATGTCTTGATTACTGACTTTGCTAGATTTTTAAAAATTTCAAAACAAGAAGCGGTGAATTCTAATATTGAACTTATTCAAGTTTTTGAGAATATTCACAATCTTGATTCTGCCTATCACATATACGTACCAATCAAAAATCACCCCATTGATTCAGATTGTTAA
- the rpoN gene encoding RNA polymerase factor sigma-54 translates to MHVSLDISQTQKIALTTELIQHLEILHYSGAELEGYIYEKANDNPLLHVEDSKFQKSYKDVLQLSSVFSNNRSSNLSEKMDSIQTRLAQKDSLEPYLLEQIPMHQNLSKKDLSIIKYLICSLDDRLFLDIELEEVAEKFKTTTEHVEDILDLFQTFEPIGVGARSFTDYLLIQIDRDLTAPSLARDFVKFELENIATLSLKILSKKYRISIKETQEILNYIKNLNPLPILEDMFKPIQYIVPDAEVIKRNGQWIIQLNRKYLPTVSISNTYVDLLESDPDPKTKKYYQDCLKDALLLMQGIEQRDKTIYSLLRVLLEKQQDFFEKGMQEIKPMRLKDASIILGVHESTISRTIRSKYIRTPQGTYALQSLFTKGLVNNSGKMDSVSYVKRRIKELIDSENPDNRLSDQQITDILGEEEIQISRRTVAKYREELNIFSSSKRVYISIK, encoded by the coding sequence ATGCACGTTTCATTAGATATTTCACAGACTCAAAAAATAGCGCTTACAACAGAGTTAATACAACATCTTGAAATTTTACATTATTCAGGTGCGGAGCTGGAAGGGTATATTTACGAAAAAGCAAATGATAATCCTCTCCTACATGTAGAGGACTCAAAATTCCAAAAAAGTTATAAAGATGTATTACAACTTTCGTCCGTTTTTTCAAATAATAGAAGTAGTAACCTTAGTGAAAAAATGGATTCAATACAAACAAGGTTAGCCCAAAAAGACAGTTTAGAGCCTTATTTATTAGAACAGATACCAATGCATCAAAATTTATCTAAAAAAGATCTAAGTATTATAAAATATTTAATATGTAGCTTAGATGATCGTTTATTTTTGGATATTGAGTTAGAAGAGGTAGCAGAAAAGTTTAAAACAACAACTGAGCATGTTGAAGATATTTTAGATTTATTTCAAACTTTTGAACCAATTGGAGTGGGTGCAAGAAGTTTTACCGATTACTTACTCATCCAGATTGACCGAGATTTAACTGCACCATCACTTGCCAGGGATTTTGTGAAGTTCGAGCTTGAAAATATCGCTACACTATCACTGAAAATATTAAGTAAGAAATATAGAATTTCTATAAAGGAAACACAAGAAATCTTAAATTATATTAAAAATTTAAATCCTTTGCCAATTTTGGAAGACATGTTCAAACCTATACAATATATAGTGCCTGATGCAGAGGTTATAAAAAGAAACGGACAATGGATAATTCAGTTAAACCGCAAGTATTTACCAACTGTTTCAATAAGTAATACATACGTAGATTTACTAGAATCTGATCCTGACCCTAAAACTAAAAAGTATTATCAAGACTGTCTAAAGGATGCTCTACTATTAATGCAAGGAATCGAACAGCGAGATAAAACGATATATTCCTTACTTCGAGTATTACTTGAAAAACAGCAAGATTTTTTTGAAAAGGGAATGCAAGAAATTAAACCTATGCGTTTAAAGGACGCTTCCATAATTCTTGGCGTTCATGAATCTACAATTAGCCGTACGATTAGAAGTAAATATATACGAACACCACAAGGTACCTATGCTTTACAATCATTATTTACTAAAGGACTTGTAAATAATTCAGGTAAAATGGATTCAGTCAGCTATGTTAAACGCCGTATTAAAGAATTAATAGACAGTGAAAATCCTGATAACCGACTTTCTGATCAGCAAATTACTGATATTTTGGGAGAGGAAGAAATCCAAATCTCTCGTCGTACTGTTGCAAAATACCGTGAAGAGTTAAATATATTTAGTTCATCAAAACGTGTATATATATCTATTAAGTGA